A genome region from Gossypium hirsutum isolate 1008001.06 chromosome A04, Gossypium_hirsutum_v2.1, whole genome shotgun sequence includes the following:
- the LOC121228291 gene encoding uncharacterized protein isoform X1 — MALPLGKLSIIVGAGIVGSILAKEGRMSGVSDFVSGAFKIAFRQLKHDDSTPSNKPRNDYLVAQVNSLRQELQILASNRPITIVTGQGTGTSKYSIIIVVVVVGYGYVWWKGWRLPNMMFATRRSLSDARDAIAKQLESVYSSISATKRQLSSRIEGVDNRLHEIADITATTHEEVTLLQDQSKKLNTNVQSVRYVVQTLESKIKRIEGKQDMTNEGVNWLCDYAQTIEQNRPTDHTQALPANSSRPALEAPTKTPSRSGSLPPILPVEPPSPSSGSSNGTPKVRRSPKHVISASGLKELGESSANNVGNNGTVFSGLSGLFSVLTRTRSATNAPMGGSSGQQ; from the exons ATGGCTCTTCCTCTTGGCAAGTTATCTATCATCGTTGGTGCAG GTATTGTTGGTTCAATTCTTGCGAAAGAAGGACGCATGTCAGGTGTTTCTGATTTTGTCTCTGGTGCTTTCAAG ATTGCTTTTCGGCAACTTAAGCATGATGATTCCACTCCGTCAAACAAGCCGCGAAATGACTATTTGGTGGCTCAG GTTAACAGCCTAAGGCAGGAACTGCAAATCTTGGCATCAAATAGACCAATTACAATTGTTACCGGACAAGGAACAG GTACTAGTAAATACAGCATAATCATTGTTGTTGTCGTTGTTGGATATGGCTACGTTTGGTGGAAG GGCTGGAGACTTCCCAATATGATGTTTGCAACGAGGCGTAGTTTATCTGATGCACGTGATGCCATAGCTAAGCAGCTTGAGAGTGTTTACTCGTCAATCTCG GCTACCAAACGGCAACTATCCTCAAGAATTGAGGGTGTGGATAATCGTCTACATGAAATTGCAGATATTACTGCTACAACACATGAAGAG GTTACTCTACTACAAGATCAATCAAAGAAGCTCAACACTAATGTTCAATCCGTTCGATATGTAGTTCAAACTCTG GAAAGTAAGATAAAAAGGATAGAAGGGAAGCAG GATATGACAAATGAAGGAGTCAACTGGTTGTGTGATTATGCCCAGACCATAGAACAAAATAGACCCACTGATCATACTCAG GCTTTACCAGCTAACTCTTCCAGGCCAGCTCTTGAAGCCCCAACGAAAACACCATCAAGG AGTGGGTCTTTGCCTCCCATTTTACCGGTAGAACCGCCGTCTCCATCTTCTGGTTCTTCTAATGGAACTCCCAAG GTTCGGAGATCTCCTAAACATGTAATCTCTGCCTCAGGCCTTAAG GAATTAGGTGAATCAAGTGCCAATAATGTTGGCAACAACGGGACAGTGTTTTCTGGTCTGAGTGGTTTGTTTTCTGTTCTGACAAGGACTCGCAGCGCAACAAATGCACCAATGGGAGGATCGAGTGGACAACAATAG
- the LOC121228291 gene encoding uncharacterized protein isoform X2 → MALPLGKLSIIVGAGIVGSILAKEGRMSGVSDFVSGAFKIAFRQLKHDDSTPSNKPRNDYLVAQVNSLRQELQILASNRPITIVTGQGTGTSKYSIIIVVVVVGYGYVWWKGWRLPNMMFATRRSLSDARDAIAKQLESVYSSISATKRQLSSRIEGVDNRLHEIADITATTHEEVTLLQDQSKKLNTNVQSVRYVVQTLESKIKRIEGKQDMTNEGVNWLCDYAQTIEQNRPTDHTQALPANSSRPALEAPTKTPSRSGSLPPILPVEPPSPSSGSSNGTPKELGESSANNVGNNGTVFSGLSGLFSVLTRTRSATNAPMGGSSGQQ, encoded by the exons ATGGCTCTTCCTCTTGGCAAGTTATCTATCATCGTTGGTGCAG GTATTGTTGGTTCAATTCTTGCGAAAGAAGGACGCATGTCAGGTGTTTCTGATTTTGTCTCTGGTGCTTTCAAG ATTGCTTTTCGGCAACTTAAGCATGATGATTCCACTCCGTCAAACAAGCCGCGAAATGACTATTTGGTGGCTCAG GTTAACAGCCTAAGGCAGGAACTGCAAATCTTGGCATCAAATAGACCAATTACAATTGTTACCGGACAAGGAACAG GTACTAGTAAATACAGCATAATCATTGTTGTTGTCGTTGTTGGATATGGCTACGTTTGGTGGAAG GGCTGGAGACTTCCCAATATGATGTTTGCAACGAGGCGTAGTTTATCTGATGCACGTGATGCCATAGCTAAGCAGCTTGAGAGTGTTTACTCGTCAATCTCG GCTACCAAACGGCAACTATCCTCAAGAATTGAGGGTGTGGATAATCGTCTACATGAAATTGCAGATATTACTGCTACAACACATGAAGAG GTTACTCTACTACAAGATCAATCAAAGAAGCTCAACACTAATGTTCAATCCGTTCGATATGTAGTTCAAACTCTG GAAAGTAAGATAAAAAGGATAGAAGGGAAGCAG GATATGACAAATGAAGGAGTCAACTGGTTGTGTGATTATGCCCAGACCATAGAACAAAATAGACCCACTGATCATACTCAG GCTTTACCAGCTAACTCTTCCAGGCCAGCTCTTGAAGCCCCAACGAAAACACCATCAAGG AGTGGGTCTTTGCCTCCCATTTTACCGGTAGAACCGCCGTCTCCATCTTCTGGTTCTTCTAATGGAACTCCCAAG GAATTAGGTGAATCAAGTGCCAATAATGTTGGCAACAACGGGACAGTGTTTTCTGGTCTGAGTGGTTTGTTTTCTGTTCTGACAAGGACTCGCAGCGCAACAAATGCACCAATGGGAGGATCGAGTGGACAACAATAG
- the LOC121228291 gene encoding uncharacterized protein isoform X3 — MALPLGKLSIIVGAGIVGSILAKEGRMSGVSDFVSGAFKIAFRQLKHDDSTPSNKPRNDYLVAQVNSLRQELQILASNRPITIVTGQGTGTSKYSIIIVVVVVGYGYVWWKGWRLPNMMFATRRSLSDARDAIAKQLESVYSSISATKRQLSSRIEGVDNRLHEIADITATTHEEVTLLQDQSKKLNTNVQSVRYVVQTLESKIKRIEGKQDMTNEGVNWLCDYAQTIEQNRPTDHTQALPANSSRPALEAPTKTPSRSGSLPPILPVEPPSPSSGSSNGTPKVRRSPKHVISASGLKVFPFLLVALKCII; from the exons ATGGCTCTTCCTCTTGGCAAGTTATCTATCATCGTTGGTGCAG GTATTGTTGGTTCAATTCTTGCGAAAGAAGGACGCATGTCAGGTGTTTCTGATTTTGTCTCTGGTGCTTTCAAG ATTGCTTTTCGGCAACTTAAGCATGATGATTCCACTCCGTCAAACAAGCCGCGAAATGACTATTTGGTGGCTCAG GTTAACAGCCTAAGGCAGGAACTGCAAATCTTGGCATCAAATAGACCAATTACAATTGTTACCGGACAAGGAACAG GTACTAGTAAATACAGCATAATCATTGTTGTTGTCGTTGTTGGATATGGCTACGTTTGGTGGAAG GGCTGGAGACTTCCCAATATGATGTTTGCAACGAGGCGTAGTTTATCTGATGCACGTGATGCCATAGCTAAGCAGCTTGAGAGTGTTTACTCGTCAATCTCG GCTACCAAACGGCAACTATCCTCAAGAATTGAGGGTGTGGATAATCGTCTACATGAAATTGCAGATATTACTGCTACAACACATGAAGAG GTTACTCTACTACAAGATCAATCAAAGAAGCTCAACACTAATGTTCAATCCGTTCGATATGTAGTTCAAACTCTG GAAAGTAAGATAAAAAGGATAGAAGGGAAGCAG GATATGACAAATGAAGGAGTCAACTGGTTGTGTGATTATGCCCAGACCATAGAACAAAATAGACCCACTGATCATACTCAG GCTTTACCAGCTAACTCTTCCAGGCCAGCTCTTGAAGCCCCAACGAAAACACCATCAAGG AGTGGGTCTTTGCCTCCCATTTTACCGGTAGAACCGCCGTCTCCATCTTCTGGTTCTTCTAATGGAACTCCCAAG GTTCGGAGATCTCCTAAACATGTAATCTCTGCCTCAGGCCTTAAGGTTTTCCCCTTTTTGCTTGTTGCTCTCAAGTGTATCAtttag
- the LOC121228291 gene encoding uncharacterized protein isoform X4, with translation MALPLGKLSIIVGAGIVGSILAKEGRMSGVSDFVSGAFKIAFRQLKHDDSTPSNKPRNDYLVAQVNSLRQELQILASNRPITIVTGQGTGTSKYSIIIVVVVVGYGYVWWKGWRLPNMMFATRRSLSDARDAIAKQLESVYSSISATKRQLSSRIEGVDNRLHEIADITATTHEEVTLLQDQSKKLNTNVQSVRYVVQTLESKIKRIEGKQDMTNEGVNWLCDYAQTIEQNRPTDHTQALPANSSRPALEAPTKTPSRSGSLPPILPVEPPSPSSGSSNGTPKHCLKHFRR, from the exons ATGGCTCTTCCTCTTGGCAAGTTATCTATCATCGTTGGTGCAG GTATTGTTGGTTCAATTCTTGCGAAAGAAGGACGCATGTCAGGTGTTTCTGATTTTGTCTCTGGTGCTTTCAAG ATTGCTTTTCGGCAACTTAAGCATGATGATTCCACTCCGTCAAACAAGCCGCGAAATGACTATTTGGTGGCTCAG GTTAACAGCCTAAGGCAGGAACTGCAAATCTTGGCATCAAATAGACCAATTACAATTGTTACCGGACAAGGAACAG GTACTAGTAAATACAGCATAATCATTGTTGTTGTCGTTGTTGGATATGGCTACGTTTGGTGGAAG GGCTGGAGACTTCCCAATATGATGTTTGCAACGAGGCGTAGTTTATCTGATGCACGTGATGCCATAGCTAAGCAGCTTGAGAGTGTTTACTCGTCAATCTCG GCTACCAAACGGCAACTATCCTCAAGAATTGAGGGTGTGGATAATCGTCTACATGAAATTGCAGATATTACTGCTACAACACATGAAGAG GTTACTCTACTACAAGATCAATCAAAGAAGCTCAACACTAATGTTCAATCCGTTCGATATGTAGTTCAAACTCTG GAAAGTAAGATAAAAAGGATAGAAGGGAAGCAG GATATGACAAATGAAGGAGTCAACTGGTTGTGTGATTATGCCCAGACCATAGAACAAAATAGACCCACTGATCATACTCAG GCTTTACCAGCTAACTCTTCCAGGCCAGCTCTTGAAGCCCCAACGAAAACACCATCAAGG AGTGGGTCTTTGCCTCCCATTTTACCGGTAGAACCGCCGTCTCCATCTTCTGGTTCTTCTAATGGAACTCCCAAG CACTGTTTGAAACATTTTCGGAGATGA
- the LOC121228292 gene encoding dehydrogenase/reductase SDR family member FEY — protein sequence MVKKKQALGWIEWLIGWMHVTYELLFQRTKTSHLQNPLELPPLNDLTCIVTGTTSGIGKDIARQLAEAGAHVVMAVRNRKTANELIDQWCSSWAGILLNVEVMELDLLSLDSVVGFANTWNARLKPLHVLINNAGIFSIGETQKFSKDGFEEHLQVNHLAPALLSVLLLPSLIKGSTGRIINVNSVMHYVGFVDTEDMNTVSGKRKYSSLLGYTNSKLAQVMFSSVLHKRLPVESGVNVMCVSPGIVHTNVARDLPRIVQAAYHLIPYFVFSPQEGSRSALFAATDPQISEYYESLKIDEWPVCSFISQGCHPTNPSKEAHSVETSFKVWEKTLEMIGLPSDAVERLIEGKEVRCRYGTRKD from the exons ATGGTGAAGAAGAAACAAGCTCTGGGTTGGATCGAATGGTTAATAGGATGGATGCACGTAACCTACGAGCTACTTTTTCAAAGAACAAAAACGAGTCACTTACAAAACCCATTAGAATTACCGCCATTAAACGACCTCACATGCATCGTAACCGGCACTACGAGTGGTATCGGTAAGGACATAGCACGACAATTGGCTGAAGCAGGGGCACATGTTGTAATGGCAGTGAGGAACCGAAAAACAGCTAATGAATTGATTGATCAATGGTGTAGTTCTTGGGCAGGGATACTTTTGAATGTTGAGGTTATGGAACTTGATCTTTTATCATTGGATTCTGTTGTTGGTTTTGCTAATACATGGAATGCTCGTCTAAAACCATTACATGTTCTTATTAATAATGCTGGGATTTTTTCAATTGGAG AAACCCAGAAGTTTTCAAAGGATGGGTTTGAGGAACATTTGCAAGTGAATCATCTAGCTCCAGCATTGCTCTCTGTATTGCTTTTGCCATCACTTATTAAAGGGTCTACAGGTCGAATTATTAATGTCAATTCTGTT ATGCATTATGTTGGCTTCGTTGATACAGAAGACATGAACACTGTTTCTGGGAAAAGAAAATACTCAAGCCTGTTGGGATATACTAACAGCAAGCTAGCACAG GTTATGTTTAGCAGTGTCCTCCACAAACGGCTACCTGTTGAATCTGGTGTTAACGTTATGTGTGTATCACCTGGAATTGTCCACACAAATGTT GCTCGGGATCTACCCAGAATCGTTCAAGCTGCTTATCATCTAATACCCTATTTTGTATTCAGCCCTCAAGAGG GTTCTAGGAGTGCTCTTTTCGCAGCAACAGATCCTCAGATTTCGGAGTATTATGAGTCGTTGAAAATCGACGAGTGGCCTGTTTGTTCATTCATTTCCCAAGGTTGTCATCCTACAAATCCTTCTAAAGAAGCGCATAGTGTCGAGACTTCATTCAAAGTGTGGGAGAAGACATTGGAGATGATCGGCCTCCCTTCAGATGCCGTGGAGAGACTCATCGAAGGTAAGGAAGTTAGATGTCGATATGGCACTCGAAAGGATTAG